One stretch of Saccharomonospora xinjiangensis XJ-54 DNA includes these proteins:
- a CDS encoding ATP-dependent Clp protease adaptor ClpS, with the protein MPDYQWFVRIHDDDTTSMIVALYLLHRLCGVAWPQAAQLTVAVQRKGFADVAACASRDEAEGLVVALQRGGLRATLRCR; encoded by the coding sequence GTGCCGGATTATCAGTGGTTCGTCCGTATCCACGACGACGACACGACCTCAATGATTGTGGCGCTGTACCTGCTGCACCGCCTGTGTGGTGTCGCCTGGCCGCAGGCCGCGCAGCTGACCGTCGCGGTGCAGCGGAAGGGTTTCGCCGACGTTGCCGCGTGCGCGAGCAGGGACGAGGCCGAGGGTCTCGTCGTGGCCCTGCAACGGGGCGGGCTGCGCGCCACGCTGAGGTGCCGATGA
- a CDS encoding AAA family ATPase: MSRPTLPDHLALLLSDEPVFDLYSYGPWRVPDGLFEEIRRRAVELNQDPAAEALAVDLPDFFADATTVIGAELWALLEFLIGSVALRGGSACDLAYETLRDLVADPRLPNRSWIWASGHTVYRPPAYWLLDATEDDPELRELALSMARRCLDVFAGIEPLEPRRQALIRLHELRHQHPALAKADLVEPLAALPRLWADRADEDILSVLPELLGPAGYLDWACSAFLAVHTRLIEYAPGDSAAGPLPGMEFSLEHDVILACLMAQADVPEVPAELALSIGTSMFERVRALFVKVKDGFDGDAWHARVRGWLTRAVLAGEVDACRDWLDMALRVTGAVQGLPGPAVNPESYLPIGPFQRDLRILCAPRKAVNPLLRRYAGEWSQTRPVADPGARLVGQPGLAGVLGAVIDRVLREGAPAARLLLCGPESTGRTTAVEILRDALPKPEGTPQVVWVSDHAFTSLAPSEAVLHLLTRTRDLADGDILVVYGLDRIASFPRCGAAVLDEVRRLLRQRPGLHVAAICRRGADVRLAEADPALHHEFTVVRTREFTEADHAELFRRALARRNASAEDSDVVAQATALLRTTPGTRNLRGARLVDHLAAAAVKAARHRCDLAPAVSVVVSTRDLPPTLPVHDATGAHGRDGGNTETAGDAGARLDRAVRSDTVKRELRLFVAEARLAPQGTPLRHLVFTGSAGTGKTTVAGILGRLCADAGLLSSGHLVSVDRSDLVGRAAGDGAAGVRRALDRAEGGVLCVEDAGSLAGAGSELDAVRNREVIDALRSLLREGHDDLLVVLTGADATVTGLLKSEPGLGALFPSVLRFPDLGDAEVAEVFADRAARAGVELSDGVLDRVRTLARSARKDAVFANARLAVTLLDRCLSLRSRRLLSGDGEEQAHSPITVADLPSTAVPAVHTDLPDDPIGEIERLVGLASVKREVRLLVAEVEADRLRKEVGLPPARPTRHLVFTGNPGTAKTTVARLVAAGYAKLGLLTSGHLVEVSHADLIAEYIGQTAPKVRAAVESARGGVLFIDEAYALTGDSHNSYGPEAIAELLRLMEEYRDDLVVIVAGYRDRMTSFLATNPGLASRFPTTVDFPDYDDAELVAIFEHLAGSAGYTLAGDVIEAVRDRLRTMPRDESFGNGRVMRNLFDRAVALQAERITGQGLSADDAEEIRTLRAEDIGELRSPAPELPPLSGQYL; the protein is encoded by the coding sequence GTGAGCCGCCCCACCCTTCCCGACCACCTCGCCCTGCTGCTGTCCGACGAGCCCGTCTTCGACCTCTACTCGTACGGGCCGTGGCGGGTGCCGGACGGATTGTTCGAGGAGATCCGGCGGCGCGCAGTCGAGCTGAACCAGGACCCTGCCGCCGAGGCACTCGCCGTGGACCTGCCGGACTTCTTCGCCGACGCGACCACGGTGATCGGCGCGGAACTGTGGGCTCTGCTGGAATTCCTCATCGGCTCCGTCGCGTTGCGCGGCGGGTCCGCGTGCGACCTGGCGTACGAGACGCTGCGCGACCTCGTGGCCGACCCTCGCCTGCCCAACCGGAGCTGGATCTGGGCCTCGGGACACACCGTGTACCGGCCTCCCGCCTACTGGCTGCTCGACGCGACCGAGGACGACCCGGAACTGCGGGAGCTGGCGCTGTCCATGGCCCGCCGGTGTCTCGACGTGTTCGCCGGGATCGAGCCGCTCGAACCCCGGCGGCAGGCGCTGATCCGCCTGCACGAGCTGCGGCACCAGCACCCGGCGCTGGCGAAGGCCGACCTCGTCGAGCCGCTGGCCGCGCTTCCGCGACTGTGGGCCGACCGGGCCGACGAGGACATCCTCTCGGTGCTGCCCGAACTCCTCGGCCCTGCCGGATATCTCGACTGGGCGTGCTCGGCGTTCCTTGCCGTCCACACGCGACTGATCGAGTACGCGCCCGGCGATTCGGCAGCGGGACCTCTTCCCGGAATGGAGTTCTCGCTCGAACACGACGTGATACTGGCCTGCCTCATGGCGCAGGCCGACGTGCCCGAGGTGCCTGCCGAACTGGCGCTCAGCATCGGGACCTCGATGTTCGAGCGGGTGCGCGCGCTTTTCGTCAAGGTGAAGGACGGCTTCGACGGCGATGCCTGGCACGCCAGGGTGCGGGGCTGGCTGACGAGGGCCGTGCTGGCCGGTGAGGTGGACGCCTGCCGGGACTGGCTCGACATGGCCTTGCGCGTCACCGGCGCCGTGCAGGGGCTCCCGGGACCGGCGGTGAACCCCGAGAGTTACCTGCCCATCGGGCCGTTCCAGCGTGACCTGCGCATCCTGTGCGCGCCGCGCAAGGCCGTCAATCCGCTGCTGCGCCGCTACGCCGGAGAGTGGTCGCAGACCCGGCCCGTGGCCGACCCCGGGGCCCGGCTCGTCGGGCAGCCCGGGCTGGCGGGCGTGCTGGGTGCCGTCATCGATCGCGTGCTGCGGGAGGGAGCCCCGGCCGCGCGACTGCTCCTGTGCGGGCCGGAAAGCACCGGCCGCACCACCGCCGTGGAGATCCTGCGCGACGCGCTGCCGAAGCCCGAGGGGACACCACAGGTGGTGTGGGTCTCCGATCACGCCTTCACCTCGCTCGCCCCGAGCGAGGCCGTCCTGCATCTGCTGACGCGCACGAGGGATCTGGCCGACGGCGACATCCTCGTCGTGTACGGGCTGGATCGCATCGCCTCGTTCCCCCGCTGCGGTGCGGCGGTGCTCGACGAGGTCCGCAGGCTGCTGCGGCAACGTCCCGGCCTGCACGTCGCGGCGATCTGCCGCCGCGGTGCCGATGTGCGCCTCGCCGAGGCCGACCCCGCACTGCACCACGAGTTCACCGTCGTCCGCACGCGGGAGTTCACCGAAGCCGACCATGCCGAGTTGTTCCGGAGGGCACTCGCACGCCGCAACGCGAGCGCCGAGGACTCCGATGTGGTCGCCCAGGCCACCGCGCTGCTGCGCACCACGCCCGGCACGCGCAACCTGCGCGGCGCCAGGCTCGTCGATCACCTCGCCGCCGCCGCCGTGAAGGCCGCGAGGCACCGCTGCGACCTCGCGCCCGCAGTGTCCGTGGTGGTGAGCACCCGCGACCTTCCGCCGACGCTGCCGGTCCACGACGCGACCGGTGCGCACGGCCGGGACGGCGGGAACACCGAGACCGCCGGGGACGCGGGAGCCCGGCTCGACAGGGCTGTGCGGAGCGACACCGTCAAGCGGGAGCTGCGGCTGTTCGTCGCCGAAGCACGCCTCGCTCCGCAGGGGACACCTCTGCGGCATCTGGTGTTCACGGGATCGGCAGGCACCGGGAAGACCACGGTGGCCGGCATTCTCGGCCGTCTGTGCGCCGACGCGGGCCTGCTCTCGTCAGGGCATCTCGTCTCCGTCGATCGTTCGGATCTCGTCGGCCGCGCCGCGGGCGACGGCGCCGCGGGGGTGCGGCGGGCGCTGGATCGCGCCGAGGGCGGAGTGCTCTGTGTCGAGGACGCCGGATCGCTCGCCGGCGCTGGTTCCGAACTGGACGCCGTCCGCAACCGCGAGGTGATCGACGCGCTGCGGTCACTGTTGAGGGAAGGGCACGACGACCTGCTCGTGGTGCTCACCGGTGCGGACGCCACCGTGACGGGACTGCTCAAGTCCGAACCAGGACTCGGAGCGCTGTTCCCCTCCGTGCTGCGGTTCCCCGACCTCGGCGATGCCGAGGTGGCCGAGGTGTTCGCCGACCGCGCGGCGAGGGCGGGTGTGGAACTGTCGGACGGTGTGCTCGACAGGGTGCGCACGCTGGCCCGCTCGGCCCGCAAGGACGCCGTGTTCGCCAACGCCCGCCTCGCCGTCACGCTGCTCGACCGCTGCCTGTCCCTGCGTTCCCGCCGCCTGCTCTCCGGCGACGGCGAGGAGCAGGCGCACTCCCCGATCACGGTGGCCGACCTGCCTTCCACCGCCGTTCCCGCCGTCCACACCGATCTGCCGGACGACCCCATCGGGGAGATCGAGCGGCTGGTGGGGCTCGCGTCGGTGAAGCGAGAGGTCCGGTTGCTGGTGGCCGAGGTGGAGGCCGACCGGCTGCGCAAGGAGGTCGGGCTCCCACCGGCGCGGCCCACCCGGCACCTGGTGTTCACCGGGAACCCCGGCACCGCGAAGACCACGGTGGCCCGCCTGGTCGCGGCGGGATACGCGAAGCTGGGCCTGCTCACGTCGGGTCACCTGGTGGAGGTCTCCCACGCCGACCTCATCGCCGAGTACATCGGACAGACGGCGCCCAAGGTCAGGGCCGCCGTCGAGAGCGCACGGGGCGGCGTGTTGTTCATCGACGAGGCGTACGCGCTGACCGGCGACTCGCACAACTCCTACGGTCCCGAGGCGATCGCCGAACTGCTGCGGCTCATGGAGGAGTACCGCGACGACCTCGTCGTGATCGTCGCCGGGTACCGCGACCGCATGACCTCCTTCCTCGCCACCAACCCGGGGCTGGCCTCGCGGTTTCCCACCACCGTTGACTTCCCCGACTACGACGACGCCGAACTCGTCGCGATCTTCGAGCACCTGGCCGGCTCGGCGGGCTACACCCTCGCGGGCGACGTCATCGAGGCCGTGCGCGACCGCCTGCGCACCATGCCCCGCGACGAGTCGTTCGGCAACGGCAGGGTGATGCGGAACCTGTTCGACAGGGCTGTGGCGTTGCAGGCCGAGCGCATCACAGGGCAGGGGTTGTCCGCCGACGACGCCGAGGAGATCAGGACCCTGCGGGCCGAGGACATCGGCGAACTGCGAAGCCCCGCCCCGGAACTCCCCCCACTGTCAGGCCAATACCTGTAA
- a CDS encoding pyridoxamine 5'-phosphate oxidase family protein has protein sequence MRETPEELDALQTLLDTSLARSTSHLRSIINAERTLTAEQLTGVLTGMCTLALSTVTAKGEPRISAVDGHFLHGKWHFGTARDAAKARHLAARPSASAAHLRGEDLGVFTHGTVEILNPEHGEPSPDWPGLLAYVKDFYGDDTFDWDSDVVYFRLHPHWMSVYAPDLSALTTESGG, from the coding sequence ATGCGCGAAACACCGGAGGAGCTCGACGCACTCCAAACCCTGCTGGACACTTCGCTGGCCCGCTCCACCTCACATCTCCGCTCCATCATCAACGCGGAGCGGACGTTGACCGCGGAGCAACTCACCGGTGTGCTCACCGGCATGTGCACCCTCGCTCTGTCCACCGTGACGGCGAAGGGTGAACCTCGGATCAGCGCGGTGGACGGGCATTTCCTGCACGGGAAGTGGCATTTCGGCACTGCCCGCGACGCGGCCAAGGCCCGCCACCTCGCCGCAAGGCCCTCCGCCAGTGCCGCGCACCTACGCGGCGAGGACCTCGGTGTGTTCACCCACGGAACGGTGGAGATCCTCAACCCCGAGCACGGCGAGCCCTCGCCCGACTGGCCCGGCCTGCTCGCGTACGTCAAGGACTTCTACGGCGACGATACCTTCGACTGGGACAGCGACGTGGTCTACTTCCGCCTGCATCCGCACTGGATGAGCGTGTACGCACCCGATCTCTCCGCGCTCACCACGGAATCGGGGGGCTGA
- a CDS encoding helix-turn-helix transcriptional regulator: MSDEHGRADDPDSEFHPGSADDSVYRFLLKGPATLPDCCAATGLDEDTVARALADLTRSKLVRPLSTQPRSWLAVSSNLAFLRYLTRLRTEYTALSRQTRSLNAVLDELRTAMSGDTFDHRAMVGIKKLEDSRQTRRTLAELLAGAQHSVRAMHPTVSSDEEVRADFSSDRTLHDRGIEVRSIYPHTARRQREGLNYLRHIQRIGGQLRTTVAVPSRVILIDDRVAVLLRSRNDGGIIAREPNIVGFFEQLFEDTWDRALPVSEYDYDKDVWREIELLVLVELSTGRSDEAIARRLDISTRTLRRYITGLYERFGVETRFQLGVAAARAGVLPGEPGLD, encoded by the coding sequence ATGAGTGACGAGCACGGCAGGGCCGACGATCCCGACTCGGAGTTCCACCCCGGCAGCGCCGACGATTCCGTCTATCGATTCCTCCTCAAAGGCCCCGCGACGCTTCCCGACTGCTGCGCCGCCACAGGTCTCGACGAGGACACGGTGGCCCGCGCTCTCGCCGACCTCACCCGATCCAAGCTGGTGAGGCCGCTGTCCACTCAGCCGCGATCGTGGCTCGCCGTGTCGTCCAACCTCGCCTTCCTCCGCTACCTGACGAGGCTGCGGACGGAGTACACGGCGCTGAGCAGACAGACACGGTCGCTCAACGCCGTCCTCGACGAGCTGAGAACGGCGATGAGCGGGGACACCTTCGACCACAGGGCGATGGTGGGCATCAAGAAACTCGAAGACTCCCGGCAGACCCGGCGCACACTCGCCGAACTGCTCGCGGGCGCCCAGCACAGCGTGCGGGCCATGCACCCCACCGTCTCCTCCGACGAGGAGGTGCGCGCCGATTTCTCGTCAGACCGCACCCTGCACGACCGGGGCATCGAGGTCCGCTCCATCTACCCGCACACGGCGCGACGGCAGAGGGAGGGGCTGAACTATCTCAGGCACATCCAGCGGATCGGCGGCCAGTTGCGGACCACGGTCGCGGTTCCCAGCCGCGTGATCCTCATCGACGACCGGGTCGCGGTGTTGCTGCGCTCACGCAACGACGGCGGCATCATCGCCCGCGAGCCCAACATCGTCGGCTTCTTCGAGCAGCTCTTCGAGGACACATGGGACAGAGCGCTCCCCGTGTCGGAGTACGACTACGACAAGGATGTCTGGCGCGAGATCGAACTTCTGGTGCTCGTCGAGCTGAGCACCGGCCGGTCCGACGAGGCCATCGCGCGCAGGCTCGACATCTCCACACGCACCCTTCGCCGGTACATCACCGGGCTCTACGAGCGGTTCGGGGTCGAGACCCGGTTCCAGCTCGGGGTCGCGGCGGCCAGAGCGGGAGTGCTGCCGGGCGAACCGGGTCTCGACTGA
- a CDS encoding LysR family transcriptional regulator, protein MDERQFRAFVSIAETGRMDLAAEALGYSQPAISYQIKCLETSLRAKLFTRDSTGARLTTQGQMLLPAARAVVTLFDSIKQTFDSRDATKTVTTRTRAAGTRAAARTTAVGRPRKPVEH, encoded by the coding sequence ATGGACGAGCGACAGTTCCGAGCGTTCGTGTCGATCGCCGAGACCGGGCGAATGGACCTCGCAGCCGAGGCGCTGGGCTACTCCCAGCCCGCCATCAGCTATCAGATCAAATGCCTGGAGACCAGCCTCCGCGCGAAGTTGTTCACGCGGGACTCCACGGGCGCGAGACTGACCACGCAGGGGCAGATGCTGCTCCCTGCCGCGCGCGCCGTCGTCACGCTGTTCGACAGCATCAAGCAGACCTTCGACTCCCGGGACGCCACGAAGACGGTGACCACGCGAACCCGCGCCGCCGGTACCAGGGCCGCCGCTCGCACCACGGCTGTCGGCCGCCCCCGCAAACCCGTCGAGCACTAG
- a CDS encoding MmcQ/YjbR family DNA-binding protein, translating into MGVSANALQAMIDGLADVRSESVRDYTAFSVHGTRFGYHWPRTATVGLKQTLSEQAALVAERPEVFEVQFTAGGFGWVVVHLEGIDADEFEELLYEAWRLSAPGELAEAHPFTPAGPR; encoded by the coding sequence ATGGGTGTGTCAGCGAACGCGCTACAGGCGATGATCGACGGACTTGCCGATGTCCGGAGCGAGTCGGTGCGCGATTACACGGCGTTCAGCGTGCACGGAACGAGATTCGGCTACCACTGGCCGCGAACCGCGACGGTGGGCCTGAAGCAGACGTTGTCGGAGCAGGCCGCGCTGGTGGCCGAACGGCCCGAGGTCTTCGAGGTGCAGTTCACCGCGGGCGGATTCGGCTGGGTTGTGGTGCACCTGGAAGGCATCGACGCCGACGAGTTCGAGGAGTTGCTGTACGAGGCGTGGCGGCTTTCCGCGCCGGGGGAACTCGCCGAGGCACACCCGTTCACCCCGGCAGGACCACGGTGA
- a CDS encoding sporulation protein: MFKRLLSAFGVGGPSVDTVLDTPHTVPGQAVTGQVRIQGGSDDAEIGEIALSLVTRVEVEHGDHEFAGTGEFHRVVIQRGVRVPAQQVVAVPFQLTIPWETPITAVDGNRLPGMTVGVRTELVIAGAPDKGDLDPVEVHPLPSQNAVLEAFGRLGFRFHSADMEAGRLYGVPQQLPFFQELEFFPPPAFAGSLNQVELTFVATPHELHVVLEADKRGGLFRQGGDTFGRFSAPHADAPHQDWAALIGQWLEQAAQRGHSGHYGNPAFGGQPGYPGQPGNPAFGGQPGQYGHPGQPGNPAFGGHPGQYGHPGQYDHHEHRGSGMGGVIAGAAAGVVGGMVLGEVMEEVFDGGDEEEMDFEE, translated from the coding sequence ATGTTCAAACGGTTGCTCAGCGCGTTCGGGGTCGGCGGCCCTTCCGTTGACACGGTGCTGGACACCCCGCACACGGTGCCGGGACAGGCGGTCACCGGGCAGGTGCGGATCCAGGGCGGCAGCGACGACGCCGAAATCGGTGAGATCGCGCTGTCGCTCGTCACCCGTGTCGAGGTGGAGCACGGTGACCACGAATTCGCGGGCACCGGCGAGTTCCACAGGGTCGTGATCCAGCGCGGCGTCCGCGTTCCGGCGCAGCAGGTTGTCGCCGTGCCCTTCCAGCTCACGATCCCGTGGGAGACCCCGATCACGGCCGTGGACGGCAACCGGCTTCCCGGCATGACCGTGGGTGTGCGGACGGAGCTGGTGATCGCGGGCGCTCCGGACAAGGGCGACCTCGATCCTGTCGAGGTGCATCCACTGCCGTCGCAGAACGCGGTCCTCGAAGCCTTCGGCAGGCTGGGTTTCCGCTTCCACAGCGCCGACATGGAAGCGGGCCGGTTGTACGGTGTGCCGCAGCAGCTTCCGTTCTTCCAGGAGCTGGAGTTCTTCCCGCCGCCGGCGTTCGCGGGCAGCCTGAATCAGGTGGAGCTGACCTTCGTCGCCACACCGCACGAGTTGCACGTGGTGCTGGAGGCGGACAAGCGTGGCGGGCTCTTCCGCCAGGGTGGCGACACGTTCGGCCGGTTCTCCGCCCCGCACGCGGACGCGCCGCACCAGGACTGGGCCGCGTTGATCGGCCAGTGGCTGGAGCAGGCCGCTCAGCGTGGACACTCGGGCCACTACGGCAATCCCGCGTTCGGTGGCCAGCCCGGATACCCGGGCCAGCCCGGTAACCCCGCGTTCGGTGGCCAGCCTGGCCAGTACGGGCACCCAGGCCAGCCCGGTAACCCCGCCTTCGGCGGTCACCCCGGCCAGTACGGGCACCCAGGCCAGTACGACCACCACGAGCACAGGGGCTCCGGCATGGGCGGGGTCATCGCAGGTGCGGCCGCCGGTGTCGTCGGTGGCATGGTGCTCGGTGAGGTCATGGAGGAGGTCTTCGACGGCGGCGACGAGGAGGAGATGGACTTCGAGGAGTGA
- a CDS encoding FAD-dependent monooxygenase — translation MTEAMTVRDRSVAVIGNGPVGQTTALLLARWGVPVVLLDGRPGRDKIGSKAICQQRDVLDVWESVGAGRRIADEGVTWSIARTFHRDTELFALSMEDAGRSDFPPFVNISQSRVEEILDERIERQPLIDVRWNHKVARIDQDADSVRLTTESGDQVVADYVVACAGAHGEDLRSALGVRFEGHSFDDRFLICDIRVDLPGWARERRFWFDPVWNPGRQVLIHPCPGSTFRIDWQVPGDYDLAEEERSGALDARIRAIVGDADYEIVWKSVYRFHSRVADRFRVGRVLLAGDCAHLVSPFGARGLNSGVGDAENVAWKLAYVLRGWADESLLDTYHTERHAAAVENIEVTTATMDFLVPHDEEQAALRESVLTGAATDPELRSKVDSGRLSEPFWYVTSPLTTPDPGRPFAGRPPRGQVPPSGPGILVPDVPVSAPEVTRLRELLRDGFCVLVAQGAEAPDVSSVPWPVRVLSLADLDEDGVVTEALGTRPGELWLIRPDAYTAAVVTDPAELTPALFRAVGGAPTPGSA, via the coding sequence GTGACGGAGGCGATGACGGTGCGAGACCGCAGTGTGGCGGTGATCGGCAACGGGCCGGTGGGACAGACGACGGCGTTGCTGCTCGCGCGATGGGGTGTTCCCGTTGTGCTGCTCGACGGCCGCCCCGGCCGCGACAAGATCGGCTCCAAGGCTATCTGCCAGCAGCGCGACGTGCTCGACGTGTGGGAGTCGGTGGGAGCGGGCCGCCGCATCGCCGATGAGGGCGTCACGTGGTCGATCGCGAGGACGTTCCACAGGGATACCGAGCTCTTCGCCCTGAGCATGGAGGACGCGGGCAGGTCGGACTTCCCGCCGTTCGTCAACATCTCGCAGTCCAGGGTCGAGGAGATCCTGGACGAACGGATCGAGCGGCAGCCCTTGATCGACGTGCGCTGGAACCACAAGGTCGCCCGGATCGATCAGGACGCCGACAGCGTGCGGCTCACGACCGAGTCGGGCGACCAGGTCGTCGCCGACTACGTGGTCGCCTGCGCCGGCGCCCACGGCGAGGACCTGCGCAGCGCGCTCGGCGTCCGCTTCGAAGGACACTCGTTCGACGACCGCTTCCTCATCTGCGACATCCGGGTCGATCTCCCCGGCTGGGCTCGGGAGCGGCGGTTCTGGTTCGACCCGGTCTGGAATCCGGGACGTCAGGTGCTGATCCACCCGTGCCCCGGCTCGACCTTCCGGATCGACTGGCAGGTGCCCGGCGACTACGACCTGGCCGAGGAGGAACGCAGCGGGGCGCTCGACGCCCGCATCCGCGCCATCGTGGGCGACGCCGACTACGAGATCGTGTGGAAGTCGGTGTACCGGTTCCACTCCAGGGTCGCCGACCGGTTCAGGGTCGGCAGGGTGCTGCTGGCCGGTGACTGTGCGCACCTCGTGTCGCCGTTCGGCGCGCGGGGACTGAATTCGGGCGTCGGTGACGCCGAGAACGTCGCGTGGAAACTCGCCTACGTGCTGCGCGGATGGGCCGACGAGTCGCTGCTCGACACGTACCACACCGAGCGGCACGCGGCGGCGGTGGAGAACATCGAGGTCACCACCGCCACGATGGACTTCCTCGTTCCGCACGACGAGGAGCAGGCGGCGCTGCGTGAGTCGGTGCTGACCGGCGCGGCGACGGACCCCGAGCTGCGCTCCAAAGTGGACTCCGGAAGACTGTCGGAGCCGTTCTGGTACGTCACCTCGCCGCTCACCACGCCCGACCCGGGAAGGCCGTTCGCGGGTCGCCCGCCCCGAGGTCAGGTGCCGCCGTCGGGACCGGGCATCCTCGTGCCCGACGTCCCGGTGTCCGCGCCGGAGGTCACCCGCCTGCGCGAGCTGCTCCGCGACGGCTTCTGCGTGCTCGTGGCGCAGGGAGCCGAGGCGCCCGACGTGTCGTCGGTGCCGTGGCCGGTGCGGGTGCTGTCGCTCGCCGACCTCGACGAGGACGGGGTGGTGACCGAGGCGCTCGGCACGCGACCCGGCGAGCTGTGGCTGATCAGGCCCGACGCCTACACGGCGGCGGTCGTGACCGATCCCGCCGAGCTGACACCGGCGTTGTTCCGCGCGGTGGGTGGGGCGCCGACCCCGGGCTCGGCCTGA
- a CDS encoding MBL fold metallo-hydrolase, with the protein MARRAFASSADLDEKEQKLEVLADGVYALTADGDPNVGAVEGEDFLVCFEAMATPVAARDWLAMLREHTDKPVRYLVLSHYHAVRVLGASAFDAEVIVAHENTRALVAERGREDWESEFARMPRLAKAADSVPGLTWPAVTFSDRLTIDLGGDRGDLVLQYCGRGHTEGDVVAWLPKHRILFAGDLVEAEAALYTGDAYHREWASTTLDRVKEFGAEALVGGRGAVSRGREAVDAAIEQTRDFLRVMIREVGAVHDAGGTLKEAFERTHAALNPRYGRWPIFEHCLPFDVSRLWDELSGIERPVIWTAERDREIWDLLQD; encoded by the coding sequence ATGGCTCGGAGGGCGTTCGCCTCGTCCGCGGATCTGGACGAGAAGGAACAGAAGCTGGAGGTGCTCGCCGACGGCGTCTACGCGCTGACCGCGGACGGCGACCCCAACGTCGGTGCGGTCGAGGGTGAGGACTTCCTCGTCTGTTTCGAGGCGATGGCCACCCCTGTCGCGGCCCGCGACTGGCTGGCCATGCTGCGGGAACACACCGACAAACCGGTGCGCTACCTGGTGCTGTCGCACTACCACGCTGTGCGCGTGCTCGGCGCGTCGGCGTTCGACGCCGAAGTGATCGTGGCACACGAGAACACCCGCGCGCTCGTGGCCGAACGCGGTCGCGAGGACTGGGAGAGCGAGTTCGCGCGCATGCCGAGGCTGGCCAAGGCCGCGGATTCGGTGCCGGGGCTGACCTGGCCCGCGGTGACGTTCTCCGACCGGCTGACCATCGACCTCGGCGGCGACAGGGGCGATCTGGTTCTCCAGTACTGCGGTCGCGGGCACACCGAGGGCGACGTCGTGGCGTGGTTGCCGAAGCATCGCATCCTGTTCGCCGGTGACCTGGTCGAGGCCGAGGCGGCCCTGTACACGGGCGACGCCTACCACCGCGAATGGGCGTCCACGACGCTCGACCGTGTGAAGGAGTTCGGCGCGGAGGCACTCGTCGGCGGCCGGGGTGCGGTGAGCAGGGGCAGGGAAGCGGTGGACGCCGCCATCGAGCAGACCAGGGACTTCCTGCGCGTGATGATCCGTGAGGTCGGTGCCGTTCACGACGCGGGCGGCACGCTCAAGGAGGCGTTCGAGCGCACGCACGCGGCGCTGAACCCCCGTTACGGCCGGTGGCCGATCTTCGAGCACTGCCTGCCCTTCGACGTGTCCCGCCTCTGGGACGAGCTGTCCGGGATCGAGCGGCCGGTGATCTGGACGGCCGAACGTGACCGTGAGATCTGGGACCTTCTGCAGGACTGA